The genomic segment CACATCGGAATAGATCTTTTCGTAATCATATTCTATATGAAGGGGATTTTCGAGGCATACGTAGGAGTGAATAAGATTATCGAGGACCATCGCCTTAAGCGGCGTGGTCCGGTCATGGCTTATGGTGTCGATGAGCTTGATGGTGAAATAGTCGCTCTCCGTGTAAAGCTTTACGCCCTGCCGGAGGGGCACCTTGTAGAGGAAATGATGGACGCCCCACATGCCGAAAAAAGCGATGATGACAAAAAGGGCCACGCTCTTCTTCGTTTTAAAGAGGGAGCCGGAGAAGAGGGCAGCCAAAAGCAGGATTATGCCCATGAGGAATATAATCTTTTGGGTTCCCATCCATGAGATGAGAAAAAAGCCTGTAATAAAGGTACCGATGATAGCCCCGAGCGTGGAGAGGGCATATATCTTTCCAATTACATTTCCTGCATTATCGAGATTTTTGAGAGTGAGCCTCACCACTACGGGGCTGATTGTGCCGAGCACGCAGCCGGGAATGAAAAAGATGATGGTGGTGACAAGAAAAATTCGCAGCATGAGAGAGAGGGGGAAACGGTAAGAAGCGACTGCGAAAGTAAGAGGAATTATGGCAAGGGTCAAAATACCCGAAAGAAGTAGAAGCCATCCCAGGGTCTTCCTTTCGGGAAACCGGTCAACGAGTTTCCCGCCTATATAGGCGCCTATGCTGATGCCCGCCAGAATCACGCCGATAATACTCGTCCACGTATAGATCGAAACACCTACGAAGGGGGCCAAGACGCGTCCGGCCACCATCTCTATGACGAGGGTGCAGAAACTTGCCGTAAAGGTGATGATGTAGGCTTCCAAAAGGCTCATAGACTCACAGTACCTCCAATTGTAGAATAGCGCGTGGGGGATATCTTCCCGGAACCGGGGCCTTACTCCCGCACATAGAATTTGATCGGCAACCTTTTTATACTTACAGGTTTCATGGGGGTTTGTCAAAGCATTTAATGGGGCTCACGTCGCCCCCTCCGATAGCAAAGGCTATCGGAGCCTCCCCCTCTCGCCCGCTGTGCGGGCTAGGCTGACGCGGGAGGACCGGTTTCTTTTCCCTTTTTTCGCTTCAACGCATACACGCTTTACGGGCGCATTTTATTGGGGCTTGCGTCGCACAACCCATAGGGGCTCACGTCGCCCCCTCCACGGGCAGCAGCCCGCGGAGCCTCCCCCTCTCGCTCGCCGTGCGAGCTACGACACGGGGGACCACTCATAGAGGAATTGCCCTTCATAAGCGCCGCCTGTTCCTTCTAATAGACGAGCAGGCTTCTTTTCGCCTCTGCAGGTTTTTACTGCCTTGGCTTCGACTAACGACTGGAGACTAGAGACTGCCCTTTCTATTCTAGGGGCTCACGTCGCCCCCTCTCGCTCGCGTGCGAGCTACACCACGAGGGACCACTCTATGGGGAATGCCCTTCATAAGCGCCGCCTGTTCCTTCTAATAGACGAGCAGGCTTCTTTTCGCCTCTGCAGGTTTTTACTGCCTTGGCTTCGACTAGAGACTAGAGACTGTTCCTCGAGTTGTTATTGCGGGATTTTTTGTTTTAGTTAATATATAATATGGCGATGAAAGTGCTTGTTATCGAGGATGAGGTCAAGGTCGCGAGTTTTGTGAGCAGGGGCCTTGAGGAAGAAGGGTATGATGTCGATGTGGCCTATGACGGGCTTAAGGGACTCGAGGCCCTTAAGGGGGCTTCCTATGATATCGTGCTCCTCGATCTGATGATACCCGAAATCGACGGGCTCGAGGTGCTTCGGCGGATGCGCTCGTGGGGGTCCATTACTCCCGTTCTCATCATCACGGCGAAAACCGCCAAAGAAGACGTGGTAAAGGGGCTTGATACGGGAAGTGACGATTATCTTACCAAACCCTTTTCCTTCGATGAGCTCCTCGCGAGAATAAGGGCCCTCCTTAGACGGAGCAAACAGGCGGAATCACGGCTGCTCGAATATGGGCATGTGATCCTGGATCCCTATAACCGCAGGTTAAGTGTCGATTCCAAAGAGATCGAGCTCACGGAGAAAGAGTTTCTCATTATGGAGTTTATGCTCAAGAATGTGGAAAGGCCGCTCACGAGGAACGAGATTGCCGAATATGTATGGCAAAGCAAGGGGGAATCGACGAATATCGTCGACGTATATGTCAACTTTCTCAGAAAAAAGCTCGATTCCGTCTCCGCAAGAAGGTATATCCATACGGTAAGGGGCACCGGCTACATTCTTAGAGAAGGTGATGAATAAATTTAACCTCCCCATAAAATGGAAACTGACGCTCTGGTATGGAGCCATACTTGCGCTCATTCTCGTGGTCTTCTCGTCGGGAGTTTATATCTATTTTCAGAATGGACTTCAGAAGAGCATCGATGCCAAAATAACATCCATAGCCCAGGTTTTGTCTTCATCTATGACAGAATCCCATACCCAGAGTGTCTTCGGAAATTTTGAGCGGTACCTCGAGAACGTGCTGGGGAGAAGGCCCAAGGGGAAGCTGGTGCAGATCATCGATACTTCCGGTAAAATAGGGGCGAAGATGAATGATATCGAGACGGATTCGGTGCCTGCCAGCTTTGAAAATTTGCAGAAGGCTTTAAAAGGGGAAATCGCATACGAGACGATCGGCGAGAGGCGTCCGCGGCTCAGAATGATTACCTTCCCCATCGTCGAAAACAAGAAGGTGACGAGCATTATCCAGGTCGGCACCTCCCTGGAAGACTTCGACGAGACGATGACGAAGCTTCTTCTCATTCTTGTGGTGGGTATCCCCACCTCTTTATGCGCCACCATTCTGGTTGGATATTTTCTCGCTAAAAAGGCATTGAAGCCGGTCGATCAGATAAGAAAGGCGGCGGTAAAGATTTCGTCCACCAATCTCGATGAGAGGATAGATGTCAAAGGAAGGAAAGACGAGCTGTCGCGGCTTGCGGAAACTTTTAACGCCATGATCGCGAGGCTGAAGGAATCCTTCAGCAGGATCAATCAATTCAGCCTCGATGTCTCTCATGAGCTTAAGACCCCGCTCACGATCCTGAAAGGTGAAACCGAAGTCGCATTGCGGAAGGACAGGGAAACAGAGGACTACAAGAACCTTCTGAAGAGCAGCCTCGAGGAGGTTGACCGGATGTCCAAGATCATAGACGATCTCCTTTTCCTCTCAAAGGCGGATCCCAAAGATGTGCGCCTCAATCTCGAAGACGTTTCGCTCAGAGACCTCATAATCGAAGTGTGCAGCGATATGCAGATTTTTGCCGATAAAAAGGGTATAGAGCTTTCCGTGGGCGAGCTGGGTGAGGCAAAGGTGAGGGGCGACGAGCTGAAGCTCAGGAGAATGTTCCTTAATATCGTGGAGAATGGGATAAAATATACCCAGCCCGGTGGTCAGGTGGCGGTCTCGTCTTTTGCGAACGGCGGCTATGTGCGGGTAAATGTGAAGGATAATGGCCCGGGGATCGGAGAAGAGGATTTGAGGTATGTGTTCGACAGATTCTATCAAGCGGACAGGTCGAGAAGGAGGGAAGGCGGCACAGGCTTGGGTTTATCCATCAGCAAGTGGATAGCGGAAGCTCATAAGGGCTCGATCCAAGTCGAAAGCCAGGTCCGGAACGGGAGCCTGTTTTCCATAAAATTGCCTATTTAAGCGGAGGGAATCATGAGAAACAAACGATGGCAAGTGACTGTTGTTGCGCTCTTGTGTATGGCGCTCGTTTTTGTGTACGTAAGGGGCAAGGTTGTCTCCAAAGAGACGTCCTTTGACGCGAGCAGGTTGCCGGTCAGGACCGTGGCTTATGACAAGGGACTGCCCAGCTTCGGTCCTCTCGTGAAACAGGTCAGGTCTGCCATCGTCAATATCAGCACCACCACGGTCAGGAAAGGACCTAATCTCGGCCCGGGGGCCGGCGGGCCCCAGGGGGGCTTCAGGGATTTCTTCGGGGAAGATTTCTTCGAGAAATTTTTTGGAGATATGCCACAAAAAGAGTCTAAGCAACGAAGTCTCGGATCGGGCTTCATTATCGACAGGGAAGGGTATATCCTTACCAATAATCACGTGGTCGAGCGGGCCCAGAGCATAAAAGTAAAACTCACCGACGGAAAAGAGTATGACGCCACCGTAATAGGGAAAGATCCCAAAACCGATATCGCACTCATAAAAATAACTGCCAAGCAGGTCTTTCCCGTTGCACCCTTCGGCGATTCCGATAAATTGGACGTGGGGGATTGGGTTGTTGCAATCGGCAATCCCTTCGGCCTTGAGCACACCGTCACTCAGGGTATTGTGAGCGCGAAGGGCAGGATCATCGGCGCGGGCCCTTACGATGAATTCATTCAAACCGACGCGTCGATCAATCCCGGGAACAGCGGCGGCCCCCTGTTCAATCTTGCCGGCGAGGTGGTGGGAATAAACACCGCCATCTTCTCGGGAGGACAGGGCATAGGATTTGCGATACCGATCAACGTGGTCAAGGAGCTCCTGCCCCAGCTTAAGAGTAAGGGAAAGGTGGTACGGGGTTGGATCGGCGTGGTGATACAGAAAGTAACGCCTGAGATTGCAAAAAGCTTCGGTCTCAAGGAGACGGAAGGGGCGCTCGTGGCCGATGTATCCGAACAGGGTCCCGCTGATAAGGCGGGAATTAAAAGGGGTGATGTGATCGTATCCTATAACGGAAAACCGATAAAGGAGATGGAGCAGTTACCGCGACTTGTAGGCGCCACGGAAATCGGCAAGAAGGTAAAGATAGGCATTTTGCGGGACGGGAAGCAGATGGATGTGGATTTAGTGATCGGAGAGATGAAGGAGGAGGGTGTCCTTACATCGAAAAAACCGGAGGTAGATAAAGATTTCTTCGGCCTCGTGGTTCAGAATATCAATCCTGATATTGCAAAGCATCTGAACCTGAAGGATAAGAGAGGCGTCATAGTAACGGACGTTCAACCCGGGAGCGCCGCCCAGAATGCAGATATACGGTCGGGAGACGTAATAAAGGAGATCGCGAGAAAGCCTGTCCGAAACCTGACTGATTTTAAGGAGGCCATGAAGAAAGCGAACATCAAGGAAGGGATCGTGCTGCTCATCACCAGGGAGAATGCGACCTTCTATGCGGTCATGAGAGATTAGGCTGAAAATGACGGATTCAGAGGGCCGGCTTCCCTTCGGGGCGCCGGCCCTCTGTTTCTTTTCTCCGAAAGTGACGATGGTCATTGTATCATCTATCGGAAAAAGTATAAAAATAGAGTGACATGATATGAAGGAAAACAGGCGGCCTGCATGACCTTATTTGAATGGGAAGGGAAAACTTTAAAGGGTGAGACGCGAACCGGCGTTTCCGGATCTCCGTCACATGCGGCCCTCAGGGCAGAGCTCAGAAAAGACGGGATTATACTCGTCAAATGGAACGAGAGGAAAGATGCGTCCAAATCCCGGGCGAAGGGGAAAAAGAAGAAAGTAAAGACCCTGAGTGTCGTTCTCTTTACCCGTCAGCTCGCTACCATGATTACCTCCGGCCTCCCCCTGGTCCAGTCCCTCGATATCCTTTCAAGCCAGATAGAGGATAAAAACCTCAAAATAATCGTCGAGGAGATAAAAGAGAAGATCGAGGGGGGATCCAGTTTCGCCGACGCCCTTAGGGACTATCCCCAATGTTTTGACGCTCTTTATGTAAATCTGGTGGTAGCGGGCGAGGAGGGCGGCACGCTGGACACGGTCCTTATCCGTCTCGCCTCCTATATGGAGAAGACGGAGAAGCTCAAAAAGAAGGTCAAGTCGGCGATGATCTATCCTATAAGCATAATCGTGGTTGCCATCGGCGTAGTAATGGTCCTCCTGATCTTTGTGATACCCGTTTTTGAGACGATGTTCAAAGACATGGGAGCTACCCTGCCCGCGCCCACCGCGTTTGTGGTTGCCTTGAGCAGAATGGTCAAATCGACGATCCACATCCTGGCAGGCGTGGTAGTCGGGCTCTATTTCCTGTTCAGGAGATATTATCGGACGGAGAAAGGAAGAAGGCAAATAGACAGACTGATACTTAAGATGCCCCTTTTTGGCACTTTGGCCGTAAAAGCCTCGGTGGCGCGGGTGACCAGGACTCTTTCCACCCTCCTCTCAAGTGGCGTGGCCATACTCGACAGTCTCACGATCGTGGCGAGGGTGGCAGGCAACAGGATTGTGGAGGACGCCCTCGTCACCGCAAGACTTCGGATCAGCGAGGGGAAAAGCATGTCGGAGCCTTTGGAGCAAAGCGGGGTATTCCCGCCCATGGTCGTCCAGATGGTCCAGGTAGGCGAGTCGACAGGCGCACTCGATAACATGCTCAATAAAGTGGCCGATTTCTATGAGGAAGATGTAGATACGATGGTAACAAATCTCACGGCCCTTATGGAGCCCATGATCATGCTCTTCCTGGGCGTGGTGCTCGGGGGGCTTATTATCGCCATGTACCTGCCCATCTTCAAGCTCGGGACCGTGGTAGGATAGGCGGACAAAAGGCGGTCCGTCGCGCCGGGGCCCTTAAGGGAGCGAGGGCGTGAGGCCCAGGTCGCGTATCATTTCAAGGTCGGCAACAGTGCCTCTGCCCTCGGTAGTAAGGTAATTTCCCGTCATGAAAGAGTTGCATCCCGCGATTATTCCCAAGGGCAGGAGCTGTCTCAGGTTTCTCTCCTTGCCTCCGCACAGTTTGATATCCTTCTTCGGGAGAATGAACCGGTAAAGGGAAACGGTCAAAAGGACCTCCAGCGGGGTCAGGGACGCGGCATCCATCAGGGGCGTTCCCGGAATGGGGCTCAGGATGTTGATCGGCACCGAATCGACGTCGAGCTCCCTGAGGGTCATGGCCATCTCTATTCTCTGTTCCATTGTCTCGCCGAGTCCTATGATCCCCCCGGAGCAGACGGTCAGTCCCGCGTCTTTAGCGGCCGTCACGCTTCCCGTGTCCTCATCGTATTCATGGGTGGAACAGATATGGGGGAAGAAGCTCCGCGAAGTCTCCAGATTATGATGATATCTGTAGAGCCCGGCGTCCTTGAGGCCCCGTGCCATTTCCCGGTCGAGAAGCCCTAAAGATGCGCAGGGCTTGATGCCTATATGATTCAGACGTTCGATGGCTTCATAAATTGTATCCCATTCCTCTTTTGCGATCACGGAAGTGCCGCTCGTGACGATGCCGAAGAAATGAGCGCCTGCCTCGTGGGCCGCGCGCCCTTTTGCAAATATCTCATCGGCGCTTACCAGGGGATAGACGGGCGCATCGGTCTCGTAATGGGCCGACTGGGCACAAAACCTGCAGTTTTCCGGGCAGACGCCTGATTTTGCGTTTATAATGGCGCAAAGGCTGATCTTCTGTCCTTTGTAAAATTCCCTCAACTCGGAAGCATAGGCCATGAGGAGGAAGGGATTCTCCATGCCCTTTCCATATAATGCCATTACGTCGGACGTGTCGATTTCTCCCCGTAGGGCCTTCTCTTTCAGCGCTTCAATCTCTTGTTTCATCCTGATCTCCATCATCGGGACGCGGGGCGACCCGTTTCTCCATCCAGAAGCCTATCGAATCCAGGGCCTGCCGGATTATTCTCTCCTTTTCCTTCTTGTTATACTCGGGCATAAGGCCGAAATTTACATTCATGGGCTGAAAATGTTTTCTCTCCGTAGTGATATAGCGCACGAGACCGCCGATGCAGGTGTCCGGCCCGGGGGGCTCGAAAGGGATGCCCCTTATGAAATTACAGGCCGAGATACCCGCGAGAAGTCCCATGGCGGTTGATTCCATATACCCTTCCACGCCGGTGATCTGGCCGGCAAAAAAGAGATTCGGCATGGCTGCGAGACTGAGACCGCGCGTAAGTGCCGATGGGGAGTTGATATAGGTATTACGGTGTACGCTGCCGTGACGCAAAAAAGAGGCGCGGGCAAGACCGGGAATCATCCGGAACACCCGCTCCTGCTCTCCGTATGTCAGCTTTGTCTGGAACCCCACCATGTTGTACATGCTTCCGGCGGCGTCTTCCCTTCTTAGCTGGACAACGGCATAGGGTCTCCTGCCGGTATCGGGATGAGATAGCCCCACCGGCTTCATGGGGCCGTAGGCAAGGGTTTTCCTCCCCCTTTCAGCCATGACCTCAATGGGGAGACAGCCCTCAAAGTAAGGCGTCTTCTCGAAATCTCTCATGCTTACCCGCTCGGCTCCTATAAGGGCATCGATAAACGCATCGTATTCTGTCTGGGTGAGGGGACAGTTGAGGTAGTCGTCTGTGTGGTCCATATAGCGGGAGCCGAAGAACGCCTTCTCCATATCTACCGTCTCGCTGTCGATGATAGGGGATATGGCGTCGAAAAAAGAAAGGTTTTCCGCACCCGTGAGGGCGCCGATCCTCTCCGCGAGACTATCGCTCGTGAGCGGGCCTGTGGCGATTATCGCTACTCCGGAAGGGATCTCCGTCACTTCACCCCGGATCACATCGATCAGGGGGTTGGCCTCTATCTCCCGTGTTATCAGCCCCGAAAACTCGCCCCTGTCCACCACAAGGGCCTTACCGCCCGGAATGGCTGCCCGATCGGCCGCACTCAGAATAATGGAGCCGAGGAGACGCAGCTCCTCTTTCAGGAGGCCGTGAGCGTTCGAGAGGTCTTTCGATTTCAGTGAATTACTGCATACAAGCTCCGAAAGAAGTGAGGTCCTATGGGCAGGCGTGGAGGTATGGGGTCTCATCTCGCACAGGGTTACCCTGAGTCCCTGGCGGGCTATCTGAAAGGCGGCTTCAACCCCTGCAAGGCCGCCTCCGATTACTTTGATTTCCATCCGCAGCCCTTCCGCAGGCATGAGAGCATCTTTCTGTGGAGAAAGAGCGTCGGCGCCCCGCATTCGGGGCACGGACCCTCCGCAGGCTCCGCATTAGTTGCAAAGGAGCAATCGGGGTACCGCGAGCATGCCGTGAACTTCTTCTTTATCTTCGATACTTTTTCGACAAGCTTGCCGGTGCATTCTTCGTTGGGGCAGGCAAAGCCGAGAGAATAGGGCTCTGTGTGCTTACAGTCGGGATAATTGCTGCACGCGAGAAAGCGGCCGAATCTGCCGGTCTTTTCGACGAGATTGCCGCCGCACTCGCTGCACGTGCCTTTTACTTCCTGC from the Syntrophorhabdaceae bacterium genome contains:
- a CDS encoding heavy metal sensor histidine kinase, with product MNKFNLPIKWKLTLWYGAILALILVVFSSGVYIYFQNGLQKSIDAKITSIAQVLSSSMTESHTQSVFGNFERYLENVLGRRPKGKLVQIIDTSGKIGAKMNDIETDSVPASFENLQKALKGEIAYETIGERRPRLRMITFPIVENKKVTSIIQVGTSLEDFDETMTKLLLILVVGIPTSLCATILVGYFLAKKALKPVDQIRKAAVKISSTNLDERIDVKGRKDELSRLAETFNAMIARLKESFSRINQFSLDVSHELKTPLTILKGETEVALRKDRETEDYKNLLKSSLEEVDRMSKIIDDLLFLSKADPKDVRLNLEDVSLRDLIIEVCSDMQIFADKKGIELSVGELGEAKVRGDELKLRRMFLNIVENGIKYTQPGGQVAVSSFANGGYVRVNVKDNGPGIGEEDLRYVFDRFYQADRSRRREGGTGLGLSISKWIAEAHKGSIQVESQVRNGSLFSIKLPI
- a CDS encoding fused MFS/spermidine synthase, which encodes MSLLEAYIITFTASFCTLVIEMVAGRVLAPFVGVSIYTWTSIIGVILAGISIGAYIGGKLVDRFPERKTLGWLLLLSGILTLAIIPLTFAVASYRFPLSLMLRIFLVTTIIFFIPGCVLGTISPVVVRLTLKNLDNAGNVIGKIYALSTLGAIIGTFITGFFLISWMGTQKIIFLMGIILLLAALFSGSLFKTKKSVALFVIIAFFGMWGVHHFLYKVPLRQGVKLYTESDYFTIKLIDTISHDRTTPLKAMVLDNLIHSYVCLENPLHIEYDYEKIYSDV
- a CDS encoding DegQ family serine endoprotease produces the protein MRNKRWQVTVVALLCMALVFVYVRGKVVSKETSFDASRLPVRTVAYDKGLPSFGPLVKQVRSAIVNISTTTVRKGPNLGPGAGGPQGGFRDFFGEDFFEKFFGDMPQKESKQRSLGSGFIIDREGYILTNNHVVERAQSIKVKLTDGKEYDATVIGKDPKTDIALIKITAKQVFPVAPFGDSDKLDVGDWVVAIGNPFGLEHTVTQGIVSAKGRIIGAGPYDEFIQTDASINPGNSGGPLFNLAGEVVGINTAIFSGGQGIGFAIPINVVKELLPQLKSKGKVVRGWIGVVIQKVTPEIAKSFGLKETEGALVADVSEQGPADKAGIKRGDVIVSYNGKPIKEMEQLPRLVGATEIGKKVKIGILRDGKQMDVDLVIGEMKEEGVLTSKKPEVDKDFFGLVVQNINPDIAKHLNLKDKRGVIVTDVQPGSAAQNADIRSGDVIKEIARKPVRNLTDFKEAMKKANIKEGIVLLITRENATFYAVMRD
- the trmFO gene encoding methylenetetrahydrofolate--tRNA-(uracil(54)-C(5))-methyltransferase (FADH(2)-oxidizing) TrmFO, with protein sequence MEIKVIGGGLAGVEAAFQIARQGLRVTLCEMRPHTSTPAHRTSLLSELVCSNSLKSKDLSNAHGLLKEELRLLGSIILSAADRAAIPGGKALVVDRGEFSGLITREIEANPLIDVIRGEVTEIPSGVAIIATGPLTSDSLAERIGALTGAENLSFFDAISPIIDSETVDMEKAFFGSRYMDHTDDYLNCPLTQTEYDAFIDALIGAERVSMRDFEKTPYFEGCLPIEVMAERGRKTLAYGPMKPVGLSHPDTGRRPYAVVQLRREDAAGSMYNMVGFQTKLTYGEQERVFRMIPGLARASFLRHGSVHRNTYINSPSALTRGLSLAAMPNLFFAGQITGVEGYMESTAMGLLAGISACNFIRGIPFEPPGPDTCIGGLVRYITTERKHFQPMNVNFGLMPEYNKKEKERIIRQALDSIGFWMEKRVAPRPDDGDQDETRD
- the bioB gene encoding biotin synthase BioB; the protein is MKQEIEALKEKALRGEIDTSDVMALYGKGMENPFLLMAYASELREFYKGQKISLCAIINAKSGVCPENCRFCAQSAHYETDAPVYPLVSADEIFAKGRAAHEAGAHFFGIVTSGTSVIAKEEWDTIYEAIERLNHIGIKPCASLGLLDREMARGLKDAGLYRYHHNLETSRSFFPHICSTHEYDEDTGSVTAAKDAGLTVCSGGIIGLGETMEQRIEMAMTLRELDVDSVPINILSPIPGTPLMDAASLTPLEVLLTVSLYRFILPKKDIKLCGGKERNLRQLLPLGIIAGCNSFMTGNYLTTEGRGTVADLEMIRDLGLTPSLP
- a CDS encoding response regulator transcription factor, with amino-acid sequence MKVLVIEDEVKVASFVSRGLEEEGYDVDVAYDGLKGLEALKGASYDIVLLDLMIPEIDGLEVLRRMRSWGSITPVLIITAKTAKEDVVKGLDTGSDDYLTKPFSFDELLARIRALLRRSKQAESRLLEYGHVILDPYNRRLSVDSKEIELTEKEFLIMEFMLKNVERPLTRNEIAEYVWQSKGESTNIVDVYVNFLRKKLDSVSARRYIHTVRGTGYILREGDE
- a CDS encoding type II secretion system F family protein → MTLFEWEGKTLKGETRTGVSGSPSHAALRAELRKDGIILVKWNERKDASKSRAKGKKKKVKTLSVVLFTRQLATMITSGLPLVQSLDILSSQIEDKNLKIIVEEIKEKIEGGSSFADALRDYPQCFDALYVNLVVAGEEGGTLDTVLIRLASYMEKTEKLKKKVKSAMIYPISIIVVAIGVVMVLLIFVIPVFETMFKDMGATLPAPTAFVVALSRMVKSTIHILAGVVVGLYFLFRRYYRTEKGRRQIDRLILKMPLFGTLAVKASVARVTRTLSTLLSSGVAILDSLTIVARVAGNRIVEDALVTARLRISEGKSMSEPLEQSGVFPPMVVQMVQVGESTGALDNMLNKVADFYEEDVDTMVTNLTALMEPMIMLFLGVVLGGLIIAMYLPIFKLGTVVG